A genomic segment from Mycoplasma sp. 1018B encodes:
- the uvrA gene encoding excinuclease ABC subunit UvrA, whose translation MSTKEQIIIKGAKENNLKNISLTIPKNKLIVFTGLSGSGKSSLAFNTIYEEGRRRYVDSLGSYARMFLGGTSKPDVESIEGLSPSISIEQKTTHNNPRSTVGTVTEIYDYFRLLFARIGIPYCPNHNIAISNQTNKDIINSIFELPLDTKITILAPLIDGEKGTFVNLFEKLRKEGFHRLKIDNQIYELDEEIKLEKNVKHTIDIVVRRTVIKEEKYNEISEAINSALEYSDGLVKIETLDNKTKIFSKKHSCIYKDFEMKPIETRLFSFNSPYGMCESCKGLGVDLKADFDALVPEKWKTLNQGAILTLNNEGDETTIEWQEFVALCNYYEIDLNTPIEDLNKNDLDIIKYGSKEELEFEVINSKGEIKRRKKIIEGILTKIERQYYETSSDKIRDWLKKFMGTFTCTVCKGTRLNKYALAVKINDLNIYDFAKMSVNDALINLANLSLTKEEEQICSLIMNELYNRLSFLNNVGLNYLTLNRNAETLSGGESQRIKLATQIGSNLTGVLYVLDEPSIGLHQRDNDRLINTLKHMVEIGNTLIVVEHDEDTIRAADYIVDIGPKAGIHGGQVVACGTIEDIIKEEKSITGQFLSAKEKILVPHSRRSGNGKVLEILGASENNLKNIDVKIPLGKFIAVTGMSGSGKSTLVNEILVNGLVKVLSKNTIGLKVGKFRTFKNANLIDKIIPISQSPIGRTPRSNPATYTSVFDDIRDIFSNVNESKVRNYRKSRFSFNIPGGRCEKCQGDGSIKIEMHFLPDVYINCDECDGKRYNRETLEIKYHNKNISDVLNMTVDEAIDFFAARANIIKKLQTLKDVGLGYIKLGQSSTTLSGGEAQRVKLATYLQKKPTGKTLFVLDEPTTGLHSYDVKNLLNVLNRLVDNGDTVLVIEHNLDVIKTADYIIDLGPEGGINGGRIVATGTPEQVAANEKSYTGQYLKKMLK comes from the coding sequence ATGTCAACTAAAGAACAAATTATTATTAAAGGTGCTAAAGAAAATAATTTAAAAAACATTTCATTAACTATACCAAAAAATAAATTAATAGTTTTTACAGGTCTTTCAGGTAGTGGCAAGAGTTCACTTGCTTTTAATACTATTTACGAAGAAGGTAGAAGAAGATATGTTGATAGTTTAGGAAGTTATGCAAGAATGTTTTTAGGCGGAACTAGTAAACCTGATGTAGAATCAATCGAAGGTTTAAGTCCTTCTATATCTATAGAACAAAAAACTACACATAATAATCCACGTTCAACAGTTGGTACAGTTACTGAAATTTATGATTATTTTAGATTATTATTTGCTAGAATAGGTATACCTTATTGTCCTAATCACAATATAGCAATCAGTAATCAAACTAATAAAGATATAATAAATTCTATTTTTGAATTACCTCTTGATACTAAAATAACTATTTTAGCTCCTTTAATAGATGGAGAAAAAGGAACTTTTGTTAATTTATTTGAAAAATTAAGAAAAGAAGGTTTTCATCGTTTAAAAATTGATAATCAAATTTATGAATTAGATGAAGAAATAAAATTAGAAAAAAATGTCAAACATACTATTGATATTGTCGTTAGAAGAACAGTAATTAAAGAAGAAAAATATAATGAAATTTCAGAAGCTATTAATAGTGCTTTAGAATATAGTGATGGTCTAGTAAAAATTGAAACTTTAGATAATAAAACTAAAATTTTTTCTAAAAAACACTCTTGTATTTACAAAGATTTTGAAATGAAGCCTATTGAAACTAGATTATTTTCTTTTAATTCTCCTTATGGAATGTGCGAAAGTTGTAAAGGTTTAGGTGTTGATTTAAAAGCTGATTTTGATGCTTTAGTACCAGAAAAATGAAAAACACTTAATCAAGGAGCAATTTTAACACTTAATAATGAAGGTGATGAAACTACAATTGAATGACAAGAATTTGTAGCTTTATGTAATTATTATGAAATAGATTTAAATACTCCAATTGAAGATTTAAATAAAAATGATTTAGATATTATTAAATATGGTTCTAAAGAAGAACTTGAATTTGAAGTTATTAATTCTAAAGGTGAAATTAAACGCAGAAAAAAAATTATTGAGGGTATTTTAACTAAAATAGAACGTCAATATTATGAAACGAGCAGTGATAAAATACGTGATTGATTAAAAAAATTCATGGGTACTTTTACATGTACAGTATGTAAGGGTACTAGATTAAATAAATATGCATTAGCTGTAAAAATAAATGATTTAAATATTTATGATTTTGCCAAAATGAGTGTTAATGATGCTTTAATAAATTTAGCTAATTTATCTTTAACAAAAGAAGAAGAACAAATTTGTTCATTAATAATGAATGAGTTATACAATCGTTTATCCTTTTTAAACAATGTTGGTTTAAATTATTTAACTTTAAATCGTAATGCTGAAACTTTAAGTGGTGGAGAAAGTCAAAGAATTAAATTAGCCACACAAATTGGATCAAATTTAACTGGTGTTTTATATGTTTTAGATGAACCATCCATAGGTTTACATCAAAGGGATAATGATCGTTTAATTAATACTTTAAAACATATGGTGGAAATAGGTAATACTTTAATCGTAGTGGAACATGATGAAGATACTATTAGAGCCGCCGATTATATTGTAGATATAGGTCCTAAAGCTGGCATACATGGTGGTCAAGTAGTTGCTTGTGGAACTATAGAAGATATTATAAAAGAAGAAAAATCAATTACTGGTCAATTTCTTAGTGCTAAAGAAAAAATATTAGTGCCTCATTCTAGAAGAAGTGGCAATGGTAAAGTTTTAGAAATTCTTGGTGCTAGCGAAAATAATTTAAAAAATATTGATGTAAAAATTCCTTTAGGTAAATTTATAGCAGTAACAGGAATGAGCGGTTCAGGAAAAAGTACATTGGTTAATGAAATTTTAGTTAATGGTTTAGTTAAAGTATTATCTAAAAATACTATTGGTTTAAAAGTTGGAAAATTTAGAACTTTTAAAAATGCTAATTTAATTGATAAAATTATTCCTATTTCTCAATCTCCTATTGGTAGGACTCCTCGCTCAAATCCTGCAACATATACTAGTGTTTTTGATGATATTAGAGATATTTTTTCTAATGTTAATGAATCAAAAGTAAGAAATTATCGTAAATCTCGCTTTTCATTTAATATTCCAGGTGGTAGATGTGAAAAATGTCAAGGGGATGGTTCAATAAAAATTGAAATGCATTTTTTACCTGATGTATACATTAATTGTGATGAATGTGATGGTAAAAGATATAATAGAGAAACATTAGAAATAAAATATCATAATAAAAATATTTCTGATGTTTTAAACATGACCGTTGATGAAGCAATTGATTTTTTTGCTGCTAGAGCTAATATTATTAAAAAATTACAAACTTTAAAAGATGTAGGTTTAGGTTATATTAAATTAGGTCAATCTTCAACTACCTTATCAGGAGGAGAAGCACAAAGAGTAAAATTAGCTACTTATTTACAAAAAAAACCTACTGGTAAAACATTATTTGTTTTAGATGAACCGACTACAGGCTTGCATTCTTATGATGTTAAGAATTTGTTAAATGTACTTAATAGATTAGTAGATAATGGTGATACTGTTTTAGTAATTGAACATAATTTAGATGTTATTAAAACAGCAGATTATATTATTGATTTGGGCCCTGAGGGTGGTATAAATGGAGGACGTATAGTAGCAACCGGAACTCCTGAACAAGTAGCAGCAAACGAAAAAAGTTATACAGGACAATATTTGAAAAAAATGTTAAAATAA
- the uvrB gene encoding excinuclease ABC subunit UvrB has protein sequence MNKFELVSNYAPSGDQPKAISELVSNIKNGSKYQVLKGVTGSGKTFTIANVIKEFARPVLVLSHNKTLASQLYSELKSFFPNNKVEYFVSYFDYYRPEYYHVASDSYSEKVSQTNAELDAMRLSTINSIITRNDTIVVASVSAIYGALNPEEYSNHLWNISINEKIERNEFLRKLVILQYERNEVDTTSWGTFNVKGDFVFINPPTSEGYIIRVEFFDDEIVSITLIDILNKTVLKKVKEHLIFPAKAYTLSRDIIDDSIKRISHELKERIKYFEENNKLLEAQRIKEKTERDLDSLDQFGICPGIENYAVYMDKRLPGERPFTLLDYFKDKNPLLIIDESHMMMPQLKAMYKGDRSRKETLVEYGFRLPSALDNRPLRIDEFENFFDYFQTIFISATPDEYELDKTLGVITPLYVRPTGLLDPKIEIRPTLNQVEDIYDELQKQKALNERTLILTTTKRLSEELTRYFLERKEKIAYIHSEYKTFERNNILRKLRLGTYDTVIGVNLLREGIDLPEVSLIIVLDADKESFFRSTNSLIQIVGRAARNVNGRVIFYADKISKSMQETIDDNKYKRDLQIKYNEEHNIIPKTIIKAIPEPIQGHGLENAVELLFKNEKNKDKNNKYSKKEIIKQLEEQMNQAAKNLDYERAIELRDLILELKIND, from the coding sequence ATGAATAAATTTGAATTAGTCTCAAATTATGCGCCGTCTGGGGATCAACCAAAAGCGATATCTGAATTAGTTTCTAATATTAAAAACGGATCTAAATATCAAGTATTAAAAGGTGTAACAGGATCAGGAAAAACATTTACTATAGCAAACGTAATAAAAGAATTTGCTAGACCTGTTTTAGTTCTTTCTCATAATAAAACTTTAGCTTCGCAATTATATAGCGAATTAAAATCTTTTTTCCCTAATAACAAAGTTGAATATTTTGTTTCTTATTTTGATTATTATAGACCAGAATATTATCATGTTGCTAGTGATTCTTATAGCGAAAAGGTTTCACAAACTAATGCAGAATTAGATGCTATGAGATTATCTACAATTAATTCAATTATTACTAGAAATGATACTATTGTAGTTGCTTCAGTATCAGCTATTTATGGAGCTTTAAATCCAGAAGAATATTCAAATCATTTATGAAATATAAGTATTAATGAAAAAATAGAAAGAAATGAATTCTTAAGAAAATTAGTAATTTTGCAATATGAAAGAAATGAAGTAGATACTACTAGTTGAGGAACTTTTAATGTTAAAGGTGATTTTGTTTTTATAAATCCTCCAACTTCTGAAGGTTATATTATTAGAGTCGAATTTTTTGATGATGAAATAGTATCAATTACTCTTATTGATATTTTAAATAAAACTGTTTTAAAAAAAGTAAAAGAACATTTGATATTTCCTGCCAAAGCTTATACTTTATCAAGAGATATTATTGATGATTCTATTAAAAGAATATCTCATGAATTAAAAGAAAGAATTAAATATTTTGAAGAAAATAATAAATTATTAGAAGCACAAAGAATTAAAGAAAAAACAGAAAGAGATCTTGATTCTTTAGATCAATTTGGTATTTGTCCAGGAATAGAAAATTATGCCGTATATATGGATAAAAGATTGCCAGGAGAACGACCTTTTACTTTATTAGATTATTTTAAAGATAAGAATCCTTTATTAATTATTGATGAATCACATATGATGATGCCTCAGCTTAAAGCAATGTATAAAGGTGATAGATCTAGAAAAGAAACTCTAGTAGAATATGGATTTCGTTTACCAAGCGCATTGGATAATAGACCTTTAAGAATTGATGAATTTGAAAACTTTTTCGATTATTTTCAAACAATTTTTATCTCCGCCACACCTGATGAATATGAATTAGATAAAACTTTAGGAGTTATAACACCATTATATGTAAGACCAACTGGATTATTAGATCCTAAAATTGAAATAAGACCTACTTTAAATCAAGTTGAAGATATTTATGATGAGTTGCAAAAACAAAAAGCATTAAATGAAAGAACTCTAATTCTAACTACTACAAAAAGATTATCTGAAGAATTAACTCGTTATTTTTTGGAAAGAAAAGAAAAAATTGCCTATATTCATTCTGAATATAAAACATTCGAAAGAAATAATATATTAAGAAAATTAAGATTAGGTACTTATGATACTGTAATAGGTGTTAATCTTTTAAGAGAAGGTATTGATTTACCTGAAGTTAGTTTAATAATAGTTCTTGATGCAGATAAAGAAAGTTTTTTTAGATCCACAAACAGTTTAATTCAAATAGTTGGTAGAGCAGCTAGAAATGTAAACGGTAGAGTAATTTTTTATGCCGATAAAATTTCTAAGAGTATGCAAGAAACAATAGATGATAATAAATATAAAAGAGATTTACAAATAAAATATAATGAAGAACATAATATTATCCCTAAAACTATTATTAAAGCAATTCCAGAGCCTATACAAGGTCATGGTTTGGAAAATGCGGTTGAATTATTATTCAAAAATGAAAAAAATAAAGACAAAAATAATAAATATAGTAAAAAAGAAATAATAAAACAATTAGAAGAACAAATGAATCAAGCTGCAAAAAATTTAGATTATGAAAGAGCAATTGAATTAAGAGATTTAATTTTAGAATTAAAAATAAATGATTAA
- a CDS encoding ABC transporter permease, with translation MFSFSNKSNFIFSNSTSNLFLLSLSFLLETIIYTLAGTFIGFLLAITTSFLSNKSFNNRYFSFIFKQILIILRSIPELTFILLFTQLFDSRLAMLLIFVWFTWLWLHKYYLEILNNINWKNYYFKLALTNNKLKIFKNDILPRVSNRFFALFLYSFESNARWSSILSMLGLGGIGSLISFATKTTFRFNQLAIPLVILIIFIIFLELINYLFNLFLYEIKSKKNKFEQTLLKIKNTDFINWKLIIKNLILLFCLIITIYAIATINFRVLNTQSLNDYLKAFFNPDWNVFNIKLFDINTNPFLQLIQSFSFAFFISFIALGITLLFLPYYSKIITNPFLTFINRSINASFRTIPTIVFFFILNPLFLSSLTLLIIILIIKLSSTFLKKCWEMIDKFDPKKYLLLKSKGMSKFKIYWLYLIPFIKYELISLFLLYFEISFRNSITYSILTGNDLALGYNINYYFNSKDFDLNKAFAFVWIATFAILSINYLNNFLIWKLKTRKNINFSNKKNIFVFIS, from the coding sequence ATGTTTTCTTTTTCTAATAAAAGTAATTTTATTTTTTCTAATTCAACAAGTAATTTATTTTTACTGTCATTGTCATTTTTATTAGAAACTATAATATATACTTTAGCTGGAACTTTTATTGGATTTTTATTAGCAATTACTACATCTTTTTTATCTAATAAATCATTTAATAATAGATATTTCAGTTTTATTTTTAAACAAATTTTAATTATTTTAAGAAGTATTCCAGAACTAACATTTATTTTATTATTTACTCAGTTATTTGATTCTCGCTTAGCTATGTTATTAATTTTTGTATGATTTACTTGATTATGATTGCATAAATATTATTTAGAAATTTTAAATAATATAAATTGAAAAAATTATTATTTTAAATTAGCATTAACAAATAATAAATTAAAAATATTTAAAAATGATATTTTACCTAGAGTAAGCAATAGATTTTTTGCATTGTTTTTATATTCTTTTGAATCTAATGCAAGATGATCATCAATTTTATCAATGCTAGGTTTAGGCGGAATAGGTTCTTTAATTTCTTTTGCAACAAAAACAACTTTTAGATTCAATCAATTAGCAATCCCTCTTGTAATATTAATTATTTTTATAATTTTTTTGGAGTTAATCAATTATTTATTTAATTTGTTTTTATACGAAATAAAAAGTAAAAAAAATAAATTTGAACAAACATTATTGAAAATAAAAAATACAGATTTTATTAACTGAAAATTAATAATAAAAAATTTAATTTTATTATTTTGTTTAATAATTACAATTTATGCAATTGCAACTATTAATTTTAGAGTTCTTAACACGCAATCTTTAAATGATTATCTTAAAGCATTTTTTAATCCTGATTGAAATGTTTTTAATATAAAATTGTTTGATATAAATACTAATCCTTTTTTACAATTGATTCAATCTTTTAGTTTTGCCTTTTTTATTAGTTTTATAGCATTAGGCATCACATTGTTATTTTTACCTTATTATTCAAAAATAATAACAAATCCTTTTCTAACTTTTATAAATAGATCAATTAATGCTTCTTTTAGAACAATACCAACAATAGTATTTTTCTTTATTTTGAATCCATTATTTTTATCTTCATTAACTTTATTAATTATCATATTAATAATAAAGTTGTCTTCAACATTTTTGAAAAAATGTTGGGAAATGATTGATAAATTTGATCCAAAGAAATATTTACTTTTAAAATCAAAAGGAATGAGTAAATTTAAAATATATTGGTTATATTTAATACCTTTTATTAAATATGAACTAATTTCTTTATTTTTATTATATTTTGAAATATCATTTAGAAATTCAATTACTTACAGTATTTTAACAGGAAATGATTTAGCTTTAGGATACAATATTAATTATTATTTTAATTCAAAAGATTTCGATTTGAATAAAGCTTTTGCATTTGTGTGAATTGCTACCTTTGCTATTTTATCAATTAATTATTTAAATAATTTTTTAATATGAAAATTAAAAACAAGAAAAAATATTAATTTTTCGAACAAAAAGAATATTTTTGTATTTATAAGTTAA